The Coleofasciculus sp. FACHB-T130 genome has a segment encoding these proteins:
- a CDS encoding tetratricopeptide repeat protein: MNAPSITQVLAQTSESRKAEAERLLEQGIQQIDNRQLDKALQSIQQALTIYRELKDRQGEGTALANLASIYYWVQQYSQSIDFQQQSLAIAREIADRPLEAKNLRQLGSTYSALGQHPQAIEYLQQSLTLAREIKNNKSEAAALGMLALAYQQIGNYQKAIDSWQQALPIFQQLKERRAEGAALTSIGSYYQLLDNYPEARKFFQQGLVIAQELKDRSSQQVILALLGHVHESLAEYSQSIDKYQQSLVMAREMGESAIEVEILNNLGGIYANLSRYQEAIEYYQQSLTIARKINARQSEAGILSNLGTVYKNLNDSSQAIRYYQQSLAITDEPSNQQSALEVREKRKLYAQTILNLGNIYQESGTTDKAKEFYQQSLKIAQEINDRDLQADILNFWGILSYQNLGDYRQASEYYQQSLALAKQNNNKRGEAKAIGNLGLVYNSMGEYDKAINYFQQDLAISREIKNKRGEAIALNNLGLTFMRAGKLSEAETYLKNGIEVLDSVRSGLGRNDASKVSLFEDQVSTYRNLQQVLLAQNKIEAALEIAERGRARAFVELLASRLSEASVQATLTSPNINKIKEIAKLQNATLVEYSIVYEDIDAIGKRSQSQTSEIYIWVVKPTGEIAFRKVNLKSLRQQKKSSLEELVVSSRESIGVRGRGLGVEAKVPGSPAKQGFKELHELLIKPIADLLPKDPNARVIFIPQSELFLVPFPALQDASGKYLIEQHTILTAPSIQVLDLTNQQQQLVGTRSSTSVPNQDVLIVGNPTMPSVPEKIGEPPTQLPSLPGAEREALAIAPLFKTKAFTGSEATKAAILQQIPTARIIHLATHGLLDDIRGLGSAIALAPSGNDNGLLTAEEILDLRFNAELVVLSACDTGRGRITGDGVIGLSRSLMSAGVPSVIVSLWQVPDAPTASLMTEFYQNLQKTPDKAAALRSAMLSTMKQHPNPKDWGAFTLIGEAE; encoded by the coding sequence TTGAACGCGCCTTCCATAACACAGGTGTTGGCGCAAACTTCAGAATCCCGCAAAGCAGAAGCTGAACGCCTTTTAGAACAAGGTATTCAGCAGATTGATAACCGTCAACTTGACAAAGCCTTACAGTCGATACAACAGGCATTGACGATTTATCGAGAACTCAAAGATCGTCAGGGAGAGGGAACCGCTCTAGCAAACCTGGCAAGTATTTACTATTGGGTGCAACAGTACTCTCAATCAATTGATTTCCAACAGCAAAGTTTAGCGATCGCGCGAGAGATTGCCGATCGTCCCTTAGAAGCGAAGAATCTTAGACAATTGGGAAGTACGTACTCGGCGCTGGGGCAACATCCCCAAGCAATCGAGTATCTGCAACAAAGTTTAACTCTTGCACGGGAAATTAAAAATAATAAAAGTGAAGCAGCCGCTCTTGGTATGCTGGCTCTTGCTTATCAACAAATAGGAAACTATCAGAAAGCGATTGATTCTTGGCAACAAGCACTCCCTATTTTTCAGCAACTCAAAGAACGTAGGGCTGAAGGAGCTGCTCTTACATCTATCGGAAGTTACTATCAGTTGCTGGACAACTACCCTGAAGCTCGAAAGTTCTTCCAACAAGGTTTAGTCATTGCCCAAGAACTGAAAGATCGCTCTAGCCAACAGGTAATTCTTGCACTTCTGGGTCATGTTCATGAATCCCTCGCTGAATACTCCCAATCTATTGATAAATATCAACAAAGTTTAGTTATGGCGCGGGAAATGGGGGAATCGGCAATTGAAGTAGAAATTTTGAATAATTTGGGCGGGATTTATGCCAATTTATCAAGATATCAGGAAGCGATTGAATATTATCAGCAAAGCTTAACCATTGCCAGAAAAATTAACGCTCGCCAATCAGAAGCAGGTATTCTGTCTAATTTAGGCACTGTATATAAAAATTTGAATGATTCTTCACAAGCAATTCGCTATTATCAGCAGAGCTTAGCAATTACCGATGAACCCAGTAATCAACAAAGTGCTTTAGAAGTTCGAGAAAAACGGAAATTATATGCCCAAACAATCCTAAACTTAGGAAACATTTATCAAGAAAGTGGCACAACAGATAAAGCAAAAGAATTTTATCAGCAAAGCTTGAAAATCGCCCAAGAAATCAACGATCGTGATTTGCAAGCAGATATCTTAAATTTTTGGGGAATTCTCTCCTATCAAAATCTGGGAGATTACCGGCAAGCCAGTGAATACTATCAACAAAGCTTAGCCTTAGCCAAACAAAATAATAATAAACGCGGGGAAGCAAAAGCGATAGGCAATTTGGGACTCGTTTATAATTCTATGGGCGAGTACGATAAAGCGATTAATTACTTTCAGCAGGATCTCGCAATTTCTCGCGAAATTAAAAATAAACGAGGGGAAGCTATCGCCTTAAACAATTTAGGGCTAACTTTTATGCGTGCTGGTAAGCTATCGGAAGCCGAAACATATTTAAAAAATGGAATCGAAGTATTAGACTCTGTCCGATCCGGATTAGGTAGAAATGATGCTAGTAAAGTATCACTTTTTGAAGATCAAGTCAGCACTTATCGCAATTTGCAACAAGTTTTACTTGCCCAAAATAAAATAGAAGCCGCATTGGAAATTGCTGAACGGGGGAGAGCAAGAGCCTTTGTTGAGCTATTAGCTTCGCGGTTATCTGAAGCATCCGTTCAAGCTACGCTTACCTCACCGAATATCAACAAAATCAAAGAGATTGCCAAGCTTCAGAACGCTACCTTGGTTGAATATTCTATTGTCTATGAAGACATAGATGCTATAGGGAAAAGATCGCAATCCCAAACATCTGAAATTTATATTTGGGTAGTTAAACCAACCGGCGAAATTGCCTTTCGTAAAGTCAACCTTAAGTCTTTGCGACAGCAAAAAAAGAGTTCTTTAGAAGAGCTTGTTGTCAGCAGCCGCGAATCGATTGGTGTTAGAGGTCGTGGTTTAGGTGTAGAGGCTAAAGTTCCTGGAAGTCCAGCAAAACAAGGTTTTAAGGAACTTCACGAACTACTCATTAAACCCATTGCTGACCTGCTCCCAAAAGACCCAAATGCTCGTGTTATCTTTATTCCACAAAGCGAACTGTTTCTAGTTCCTTTCCCAGCATTGCAAGATGCTTCTGGCAAATACTTAATCGAACAACATACTATCCTCACGGCACCTTCAATTCAGGTACTGGATTTAACAAATCAGCAACAACAGCTTGTAGGAACGCGAAGTTCTACTTCTGTACCAAATCAAGATGTATTGATAGTTGGAAATCCCACAATGCCAAGTGTTCCTGAAAAAATTGGCGAGCCGCCAACTCAGTTACCAAGCTTACCGGGTGCAGAACGAGAAGCTTTAGCGATCGCGCCTCTGTTTAAGACTAAAGCTTTCACCGGCTCTGAGGCAACGAAAGCAGCGATTCTGCAACAAATACCCACAGCACGAATCATTCATCTCGCGACTCATGGTTTACTAGATGATATTCGAGGATTGGGAAGTGCGATCGCGTTGGCTCCATCTGGCAACGATAACGGCTTACTCACCGCTGAAGAAATTCTAGACTTGAGATTCAATGCCGAATTAGTTGTCCTGAGTGCTTGCGACACAGGTAGAGGCAGAATCACTGGTGATGGTGTGATCGGCTTATCTCGCAGCTTAATGAGTGCGGGTGTACCCAGCGTAATTGTGTCTCTCTGGCAAGTGCCAGATGCTCCTACAGCCTCATTGATGACAGAATTTTATCAAAATCTTCAAAAAACACCCGATAAAGCCGCCGCCCTGCGAAGCGCTATGCTAAGCACCATGAAGCAACATCCAAATCCTAAAGACTGGGGGGCATTCACTTTAATTGGAGAAGCAGAATAA
- a CDS encoding class I SAM-dependent methyltransferase: MTTTVNTELGLSSRLVNGLLAIKPLANLAKQQARSMMIKRAEKIGVPWRKQVQTFSQYDWESHLAQVKNPQLTYPEYYLRAFHAYDSGNLSWEAAWEVEVAAYAVHAGIWPDAGAQGDARLRQSYLDILKNEIATQPQDILDLGCSVGMSTFALQDTYPQAKLTGLDLSPYFLAVAHYQSQQHQKSISWVHAAAESTGLPDASFDLVSIFLMCHELPQSATMQIFREVRRVLRPGGCLAIMDMNPQSEIYTKMPPYILTLLKSTEPYLDEYFALDIEQALVDSGFTAPTITRNTHRHRTVIAKVKQN; this comes from the coding sequence ATGACTACCACAGTAAATACTGAACTCGGATTATCTTCACGCTTGGTAAACGGATTGCTAGCGATTAAGCCATTAGCCAATCTAGCCAAGCAGCAAGCGCGTTCAATGATGATCAAACGCGCCGAGAAGATTGGAGTGCCTTGGAGAAAGCAAGTACAGACGTTTTCACAATACGACTGGGAAAGTCATCTGGCTCAAGTAAAAAACCCCCAACTGACTTACCCAGAATATTACCTGCGAGCGTTCCATGCCTACGACAGCGGTAACTTAAGCTGGGAAGCCGCTTGGGAAGTAGAAGTTGCGGCTTATGCTGTTCACGCCGGAATTTGGCCTGATGCGGGGGCGCAAGGAGATGCCAGATTGCGCCAGAGTTATCTTGATATTCTCAAAAATGAAATCGCTACTCAACCACAAGATATTTTAGATTTGGGATGCAGTGTGGGAATGAGTACGTTTGCCCTCCAAGATACTTATCCCCAAGCAAAGCTGACGGGTTTGGATCTGTCGCCTTATTTTCTAGCAGTTGCCCACTACCAATCCCAACAGCACCAAAAATCGATTTCCTGGGTTCATGCTGCTGCTGAATCCACAGGCTTGCCAGATGCCTCCTTCGATTTAGTTTCTATCTTTTTGATGTGCCACGAGTTGCCTCAGTCAGCAACTATGCAGATTTTCCGCGAAGTGCGGCGCGTACTGCGTCCCGGTGGCTGTTTGGCAATTATGGATATGAATCCTCAATCTGAGATTTATACCAAAATGCCGCCCTACATCTTGACATTGCTCAAGAGTACCGAGCCTTATTTAGATGAGTATTTTGCGTTGGATATTGAACAAGCGCTAGTAGATTCGGGTTTCACTGCGCCGACAATTACCCGCAATACTCATCGTCACCGCACGGTAATTGCAAAAGTGAAGCAGAATTAA